The nucleotide sequence CGAGGCTGGGAAGCATGAACCTGGTGACAAGCCAAACATGTGATTGTTGGTCGATCCACCTGATTCGTATCTTTAATGCGCCATTTGCCAGAATCCCTTCCCTCCAATGACATCAGGCTGTTGATATCACCGTCGTAAAACATACCGTGACACCTGAGACAATCACTGTAAGGCTTTTCTAATTGATTATGAGCCTCATCCATAAAAATATCCTTGTATGTAGAAGAATGTGCACCAGACGACCAAGCCTTCTCTTCGGCTCCGTGACATTCGGCACAACGTTTAGCCATATCGAGAGACTGTTTCTCCGTGAGAAAAACATCTTCATTAGTCTTCTTCTCTGTAAAATGAATATATACCATATTCAATTTCCCCATCACACCCGTTAGTCCGTTACTTAAAGCAGTCCCGTGGCAATCGATACAGGCCACATCCGCATGGGATGAACCCCGCCAAGTCGTACAACTCTTCTCTATTTCATGACACTGTGCACAGGTATAATCGGGATTAATGGAATAAGCCATCTTATATGAACCAATGGCAACAAGCACACAACCAATGCCAATCAACAGAAACACCCCTCTTTTTTTCATCTTTCCCCCCCAGTCCATTCCTTTACAATATGATTTCCTGTTCTAAATGCCAGAGCCAAAATAGTAAGCGCCGGATTGAAGCCTCCGTTGTTCACCATTACACTCCCGTCGGCAATGTAAAGATTATCCATATCATGTACACGTCCGTAACGATCTACGACCGAAGTAGCCTGATCATCCCCCATCCTGCAAGTCCCCGCCTGATGCTGACCGCCGGTCATGCCTCTGCCTCCCCCATGCTTCCATGTCTGAACAGCACCAGCCTCTTTCAGAATATTCTCGGCCTTGGAAGAAAGAAAATCACATTGTTTTTCATCCAGCGGATGGCGCTCACCCGTATTAACCACAACCGGCACACCCCAAAAGTCTTTCACCTTATCGGAAACCATTACGCGCGATTCCCAATTTGGCATCTCCTGAATGGGACCAATCATGCGCCCCAACCGGAAGTAGTTGTCACGTTGAAACCGTTTATTCTCAATACCCCAACGGGCAGCACCCGGCGGACGATGTTGTGAAAAAGCATAAGGAAGCTGATAAAACTCATTAGCAAGCAATCCTCCGCCAATAATTCCCTCATTGTGATGGTTGTAATCATTGATCGCCATACAAGCACCCGGGCCAGCCAGATCGAGAATATCAAAATCAAATAGACCGGAAGCTCCGGTATAAGCATGCCCCTGTAAATTACGTCCTACCCAATCATTTTCATTTCCAATTCCTTTTGGGAAACCTTTCGATTTGGAATTCAGCAGTAACCTGGCCGTTTCGCTGGCGGAAGCACATACAACAATGATATCCGCATCCAGTCTGTGTACCCTCTTCTTTTCGTCGAAATAAGAAACAGCTGTAGCCCGGTGCTTTTCATCCGTATGAATCTTGTAAACAAAACAATTCGTTTTCACCTCGCAATTCCCGGTTTGCATAGCCACGGGAATGACCGTATTCTGCGTTCCGTTTTTGGCATCAACCGGACAAGCAAAACCACAACAAGTACGATTTCGGATACATCCCGCCCGCCCGTTATAAGGAACAGAGTTTCTCAACATAGGAATGGAAAAGGGATGCAGTCCCATCTTTCGGCAAACATCAGCCAGATACGCCCCATCTTTGTTAAATTCGAAAGCCGGCATAGGATACGGATTATCCCTGTTAGCCGCAAAAGGATTTGAAGACATATCACCCGACACCCCAATCTCACGTTCGGCCTTATCGTAAAAAGGAGCCAGTTCCTCATAGGTGATTGGCCAGTCGGTAAGTGTAGAGCCCTTTACCTCTCCATATGTGGATTTCATTTTAAAATCCTCTGGCATGAAACGCCAAGCCATGGCACCATATGAAACAGTCCCCGACCCTACGCAAGCTGCCACATGATTATATTCATAACTTTGAGCCATCACAATCTTTTCGCTTCCATCCGCATAGCGCACCACCCGGGGATTCTTTTCCCAATCCGGACCGAAAGCCGACCCCAAATCCTGTACCCACTGGGAAATAAGTTCGTCGTTGATATGCTTATCATACGAAGGCCAGTCGCCCCGTTCAAACAAAACAACCTTTATCCCACTTACAGCCAATTCCTTAGCCACAACGCCACCGCCCGCACCCGCACCGATAACAATGGCTGTATATTGTTTATTTTTCATACCTGTTCTGTCCGATTAATAAGGGGAAATCTACTTTCATCATCCGATAGCTTACATAATTCTTATTGCCACCATGGCGTGGAGATCCATAAAAACCCTGCATCGTGTGACGGAGGATCATCTCGAAAAACTCACTTTGCGAAATATCCTTCCAGCGATCGATCTCCAATTCACCCCTTTCCATTTTTTGCAGAAAAAGCATTTGCTGATCCCATGCCAGCGAAGCAAACGATTTTCCAAAAGAATCACGGGCCGAAGCTTCCACAGCCTCAATACCCTTCAGGTATTTCTCCTTTAGATCCGGGAAACGTTGAAAAAGCAACTTATCGATAAAATTAACCACTCCCGCGTCTTTAGCACCCGGAAAATCATCGGCAGGGATAAACTGTTCGGAAATAGCACCGATACACTCCCCAACCTCTTCCGAAAAAGAATCGTAGTATGTTTTGCTTCCCGAAACATGACACGCCGGAAACAAAAGAATGCTTCCGTACAGAAGCGTACATCGTTGAATAAATTGTCGGCGGTTCAAAGCCATAAGACAGGGGTCATTTAGTATTAGACATAAAACAGGCAACAAAAACGATCAAACACCTTTTAGGATGTATCTACAACAAAGTTATCTTATTATTGAAAACAAAATCATT is from uncultured Macellibacteroides sp. and encodes:
- a CDS encoding multiheme c-type cytochrome, with translation MKKRGVFLLIGIGCVLVAIGSYKMAYSINPDYTCAQCHEIEKSCTTWRGSSHADVACIDCHGTALSNGLTGVMGKLNMVYIHFTEKKTNEDVFLTEKQSLDMAKRCAECHGAEEKAWSSGAHSSTYKDIFMDEAHNQLEKPYSDCLRCHGMFYDGDINSLMSLEGRDSGKWRIKDTNQVDRPTITCLACHQVHASQPRSVNYKDLSAEEKANLLKKTSRPGTALYVRSEKRHMPSSNLMQIKMYRQDTIVRVSEDTNVKLCMQCHAPNGVHAVGSEDDKTPMGVYEGMSCMECHDPHSNKVKNEYRNVHLNY
- a CDS encoding GMC family oxidoreductase encodes the protein MKNKQYTAIVIGAGAGGGVVAKELAVSGIKVVLFERGDWPSYDKHINDELISQWVQDLGSAFGPDWEKNPRVVRYADGSEKIVMAQSYEYNHVAACVGSGTVSYGAMAWRFMPEDFKMKSTYGEVKGSTLTDWPITYEELAPFYDKAEREIGVSGDMSSNPFAANRDNPYPMPAFEFNKDGAYLADVCRKMGLHPFSIPMLRNSVPYNGRAGCIRNRTCCGFACPVDAKNGTQNTVIPVAMQTGNCEVKTNCFVYKIHTDEKHRATAVSYFDEKKRVHRLDADIIVVCASASETARLLLNSKSKGFPKGIGNENDWVGRNLQGHAYTGASGLFDFDILDLAGPGACMAINDYNHHNEGIIGGGLLANEFYQLPYAFSQHRPPGAARWGIENKRFQRDNYFRLGRMIGPIQEMPNWESRVMVSDKVKDFWGVPVVVNTGERHPLDEKQCDFLSSKAENILKEAGAVQTWKHGGGRGMTGGQHQAGTCRMGDDQATSVVDRYGRVHDMDNLYIADGSVMVNNGGFNPALTILALAFRTGNHIVKEWTGGER
- a CDS encoding gluconate 2-dehydrogenase subunit 3 family protein, translating into MALNRRQFIQRCTLLYGSILLFPACHVSGSKTYYDSFSEEVGECIGAISEQFIPADDFPGAKDAGVVNFIDKLLFQRFPDLKEKYLKGIEAVEASARDSFGKSFASLAWDQQMLFLQKMERGELEIDRWKDISQSEFFEMILRHTMQGFYGSPRHGGNKNYVSYRMMKVDFPLLIGQNRYEK